One segment of Chelmon rostratus isolate fCheRos1 chromosome 17, fCheRos1.pri, whole genome shotgun sequence DNA contains the following:
- the zgc:55558 gene encoding zgc:55558: protein MTEYKLVVVGAGGVGKSALTIQLIQNHFVDEYDPTIEDSYRKQVVIDGETCLLDILDTAGQEEYSAMRDQYMRTGEGFLCVFAINNTKSFEDVHLYREQINRVKDSDSVPMVLVGNKSDLSTRTVETRQAQELARSYGVPFVETSAKTRQGVEEAFYSLVREIRRYKETNRSNKKSKKNTQRRCIIL from the exons ATGACCGAGTACAAGCTTGTGGTGGTCGGGGCAGGAGGCGTGGGGAAGAGCGCTCTCACCATCCAGCTCATTCAGAACCACTTCGTTGATGAATATGATCCAACCATTGAG GACTCCTACAGAAAACAGGTAGTGATTGATGGAGAGACCTGTCTGTTGGACATCCTGGACACTGCAGGTCAGGAGGAGTACAGCGCCATGAGGGACCAGTATATGAGGACAGGAGAGggcttcctctgtgtttttgccaTCAACAACACCAAGTCCTTCGAGGACGTGCACCTCTACAG AGAGCAGATCAACAGGGTAAAGGACAGTGACAGTGTTCCCATGGTGCTGGTGGGCAATAAGAGCGACCTGAGTACCCGCACGGTGGAGACGCGACAGGCGCAGGAGCTGGCACGAAGCTACGGAGTACCGTTTGTGGAGACCTCTGCCAAAACCAGACAG GGTGTGGAGGAAGCTTTCTATTCGCTAGTGCGGGAGATTAGAAGATATAAGGAGACCAACCGCAGCAAcaagaagagcaagaagaaCACTCAGAGACGTTGCATAATACTatag